One segment of Chelonia mydas isolate rCheMyd1 chromosome 13, rCheMyd1.pri.v2, whole genome shotgun sequence DNA contains the following:
- the LOC102937210 gene encoding ribonuclease pancreatic translates to MALKGPLPLLFLTLVLLAASLAQLSEGASYRQFVTRHFDSPKTRAANDRLYCNRMMQSRGLTRVFCKRRNTFIHAPAGQLQAICARGGTHVRLNLYDSLESFNVTTCRALPRSRPGHCRYRAAIGNTKIRVACAKGLPVHLQPTYLP, encoded by the coding sequence ATGGCCCTGAAGGGACCCCTCCCCTTGCTCTTCCTGACCCTGGTCCTGCTGGCCGCcagcctggcccagctcagcGAAGGTGCCAGCTACCGGCAGTTCGTGACCCGACACTTCGACAGCCCCAAGACCAGGGCTGCCAACGACCGGCTCTACTGCAATCGCATGATGCAGAGCCGGGGCCTGACCCGCGTCTTCTGCAAGCGTCGCAACACCTTCATCCACGCCCCCGCTGGCCAGCTCCAGGCCATCTGTGCCCGTGGAGGGACACACGTTAGACTCAACCTCTACGACAGCCTGGAGTCCTTCAACGTCACcacgtgccgggcgctgccccgCTCCCGTCCGGGGCACTGTAGATACAGGGCTGCAATCGGCAACACCAAGATCCGCGTGGCCTGTGCCAAGGGGCTGCCTGTGCACTTACAGCCAACGTACCTGCCATGA
- the LOC102936306 gene encoding ribonuclease-like encodes MTWVGDGFKRPPNKHLCCSPLICPIAVQGMSGCRSHGANRSPPPCPFLHFLPAAGRASSRGIMAQRGPHPTLLLVLLATCLALASGETRYEKFLRQHVDYPRTAAPDTRTYCNQMMQRRGMTSPVCKFTNTFVHASAASITTICGPGGAPAGGNLRDSTASFALTTCRLQGGSQRPPCNYNGGTSTQRIRIACDGGLPVHYDRAI; translated from the coding sequence atgacatgggtgggggatggcttcaaaaggcccCCTAACAAGCATCTCTGCTGTTCGCCACTTATATGCCCCATTGCTGTGCAGGGGATGAGTGGGTGCAGGTCACATGGTGCAAACAGGTCCCCTCCCCCTTGTCCATTCCTCCATTTCCTCCCCGCTGCAGGGCGAGCCAGCAGCAGAGGTATCATGGCCCAGAGGGGACCCCACCCAACACTGCTGCTGGTCTTGTTGGCCACGTGCCTGGCTCTGGCCAGCGGGGAGACGCGCTACGAGAAGTTCTTGAGGCAGCACGTCGATTACCCAAGGACTGCCGCCCCGGACACCAGGACCTACTGCAACCAGATGATGCAGCGCAGGGGCATGACCTCGCCAGTCTGCAAGTTCACCAACACCTTTGTCCATGCCAGCGCCGCCAGCATCACCACCATCTGTGGCCCTGGGGGGGCCCCGGCGGGTGGGAACCTGCGAGACAGCACAGCCTCCTTCGCCCTCACCACCTGCCGGCTGCAGGGGGGATCACAGAGACCGCCCTGCAACTACAACGGGGGCACCAGCACCCAACGCATCCGCATCGCCTGTGATGGGGGGCTCCCTGTGCACTACGACAGAGCGATATAG